A region of Halalkaliarchaeum desulfuricum DNA encodes the following proteins:
- a CDS encoding type II toxin-antitoxin system VapC family toxin: protein MADIVVDTSTVVKWYIPEQHHEQARALRDDFLNGKHDLYAPALMPFEAINALHYSGHYGGERLVEAAESLGKYGIELVPFRSVGPIAQITTTAGITAYDAAYISLAVERDATAYTADSNLLTDLDGSEYEDAVTHIRTY from the coding sequence ATGGCGGACATCGTGGTCGACACGAGCACCGTCGTGAAGTGGTATATTCCCGAACAGCATCACGAACAGGCACGTGCACTTCGTGACGACTTTCTCAACGGGAAACACGACCTATACGCACCGGCCCTCATGCCGTTCGAAGCCATAAATGCGCTGCACTACAGTGGCCACTACGGCGGCGAGCGACTCGTCGAAGCCGCGGAATCGCTCGGGAAATACGGGATCGAATTAGTTCCGTTCCGGTCGGTCGGTCCAATCGCACAGATCACGACTACCGCCGGTATCACCGCCTATGACGCTGCGTACATCTCGCTCGCGGTCGAACGAGATGCGACAGCGTACACCGCCGATTCGAACCTCTTGACGGACCTGGACGGAAGTGAATACGAAGACGCCGTTACCCATATCCGAACCTATTGA
- a CDS encoding DUF5817 domain-containing protein, with protein MYAVVGCNECGNLWLLADPDSQESATCSRCGKRHRVAKLKRFYTDEDREAARQARAALLANKRDESESFAEVAHVADLERQLEDAGVDDREYLAEAGLDPDEIQSAGENARVGAGQSSTRSREEIVRDGVERVEKPTESEVVAYASERGVPEDAARTLLERLVRRGEASESGGRYRLL; from the coding sequence ATGTACGCGGTCGTCGGCTGCAACGAGTGTGGCAACCTCTGGCTGCTCGCGGATCCCGACTCCCAGGAGTCGGCCACCTGTTCGCGGTGTGGCAAGCGCCACCGGGTGGCGAAGCTCAAGCGCTTTTATACCGACGAGGATCGCGAGGCCGCACGACAGGCCCGGGCGGCGCTTTTGGCGAACAAGCGGGACGAAAGCGAGTCGTTCGCCGAGGTGGCCCACGTCGCAGATCTCGAACGGCAACTCGAGGATGCAGGTGTCGACGACCGGGAGTACCTCGCGGAGGCTGGGCTGGATCCAGACGAAATCCAATCCGCCGGCGAGAACGCGAGGGTGGGTGCGGGGCAGTCCTCCACCCGATCACGCGAAGAGATCGTTCGGGACGGCGTCGAGAGGGTCGAGAAACCCACCGAATCCGAGGTCGTCGCGTACGCATCCGAACGCGGGGTTCCCGAAGACGCCGCCCGAACCCTGCTCGAACGGCTCGTTCGGCGCGGGGAGGCGTCCGAATCCGGTGGTCGATACCGCCTCTTATAA